One genomic region from Caballeronia sp. M1242 encodes:
- a CDS encoding GNAT family N-acetyltransferase — protein MAGWKACAEIGSKRQCIFFGDVKLRRQATYYGVLPQGIEHSREPLYGIARCAPCSPMQDFRRRTPKGPDSRTFVRPVDPCSTGDPKPSKGLGTFMIAPAPHIDIIKSPEVFKALEPEWQALWRRANGRHHESFPVAWLSWECVAKPLGRALRLIAVRSEGRLIAVWPLVRSRNRLWTILRPLSPESADYTTLLADPDYASAGLTKAVWQAAQEKCPADIILLPYLDKEGDLYRLASAHDGMMVANEHPYAIARLSREKDWESFSAPLGTLSGKKPGALLRRLERQGKVEIRILGPQDADENARMVDWMLACKRNWAERVDKKGAWLYSPLFRNYLVNILNYPSGPDSEPSARMMVLMLDGAPIAANMIGMGTQSILGAMGGFDRQHSKLAPGAITTEAWVRWAIEHRLDFDLGVGSEAFKPYWSKGNLSVAVSIQIAQSSWGRVAFAMQDGMAKLAAIRAGMRRPNTEVPPGKTRGESVETRTSEAAK, from the coding sequence ATGGCGGGATGGAAAGCGTGTGCCGAGATCGGATCAAAGAGGCAATGCATATTTTTCGGCGATGTCAAGTTACGTCGTCAGGCGACGTATTACGGTGTTTTACCGCAGGGTATTGAGCATTCGCGTGAACCACTGTACGGCATCGCACGTTGCGCCCCTTGCTCGCCGATGCAAGATTTCAGGCGCAGGACACCCAAGGGTCCAGACTCGCGTACTTTTGTCCGACCCGTCGATCCCTGTTCCACGGGCGATCCTAAACCAAGCAAGGGCTTAGGCACATTCATGATTGCACCAGCACCGCACATCGATATCATCAAATCACCCGAAGTATTCAAGGCACTCGAACCCGAATGGCAGGCGCTCTGGAGGCGCGCGAACGGGCGCCATCACGAATCGTTCCCGGTTGCGTGGCTGAGTTGGGAGTGCGTCGCAAAACCGCTCGGGCGCGCGCTGCGGCTCATCGCGGTTCGTAGCGAAGGTCGTCTGATCGCGGTATGGCCGCTCGTACGCTCGCGTAATCGGCTCTGGACCATTCTGCGTCCGTTGAGTCCGGAATCCGCTGACTATACGACCCTACTCGCCGACCCCGACTACGCGTCGGCCGGACTGACGAAAGCAGTATGGCAGGCGGCACAGGAGAAGTGCCCGGCGGACATCATCCTGCTTCCTTATCTGGACAAGGAGGGCGATCTGTATCGGCTGGCGAGCGCCCACGACGGCATGATGGTCGCGAACGAGCATCCCTACGCGATTGCGCGGCTCTCGCGGGAAAAGGACTGGGAGAGCTTCTCAGCGCCACTCGGCACGTTGTCCGGGAAAAAGCCCGGCGCGTTGCTCAGGCGCCTGGAACGGCAGGGCAAGGTCGAGATCCGCATTCTCGGCCCACAAGACGCCGACGAAAACGCGCGCATGGTCGACTGGATGCTGGCCTGCAAGCGTAACTGGGCGGAGCGCGTCGACAAAAAAGGCGCATGGCTTTATTCGCCGCTCTTTCGCAACTATCTGGTGAACATCCTCAACTACCCGTCGGGACCCGACTCCGAGCCGAGCGCGCGGATGATGGTGCTCATGCTCGACGGCGCGCCTATCGCGGCCAACATGATCGGCATGGGAACGCAAAGCATTCTCGGCGCGATGGGCGGCTTCGACCGCCAGCACAGCAAGCTCGCGCCCGGCGCGATCACCACCGAAGCGTGGGTGCGCTGGGCGATCGAGCACCGCCTGGACTTCGACCTCGGCGTCGGGTCCGAGGCATTCAAGCCGTACTGGAGCAAAGGGAACCTCTCGGTTGCGGTCAGTATTCAGATCGCCCAGTCTTCGTGGGGACGCGTTGCATTCGCGATGCAAGACGGCATGGCCAAACTCGCTGCCATTCGCGCCGGAATGCGCCGGCCGAATACGGAAGTGCCACCCGGAAAAACCCGCGGCGAGTCAGTAGAAACCCGCACGAGCGAAGCCGCCAAATAA
- a CDS encoding GNAT family N-acetyltransferase, which produces MDNECFSVSALPDTTNTEAVKAKPKSKPNKPKAKAKEIVTSANDNARPQGAFERSIFHQPWWLDITSDGRWGIAEVKQGDEVIGEMPYTLERKGIWRISALPPMTRTLGPIIKPQKSGAADREWCYRLDITRQLIAKLPPVAHFHQLMDTRMSEAEAFAFMIHGYDVSIGYTMEMPAERTEEEAWSGLRRNTRNWVRRASEQLTIREIDSPDAFTRFYDENLAVRKRNNVYGSQIMRRLLTEVLQRKSGTLLGAFDQSGKLVAETALVWDDRALYYLLSSRLAEAHGGAISLLIWEAARVARERKLLFDLDGISTASILDFLSGFGGRLVTRYEIEKVRADFGALRTVLRGEKTATKTGAKRLRKMPVEKT; this is translated from the coding sequence ATGGATAACGAATGCTTTTCTGTCAGCGCTTTACCCGATACGACGAATACCGAAGCCGTCAAAGCCAAACCCAAGTCGAAACCCAACAAACCCAAGGCCAAAGCGAAAGAGATCGTCACCAGCGCGAATGACAACGCGCGCCCGCAAGGCGCGTTCGAACGGTCGATCTTCCATCAACCGTGGTGGCTCGATATCACGAGCGACGGCAGGTGGGGCATCGCCGAGGTGAAACAGGGCGATGAAGTCATCGGCGAAATGCCGTACACGCTCGAACGCAAAGGCATTTGGCGCATCTCGGCCTTGCCGCCGATGACCCGCACGCTCGGTCCCATCATCAAGCCGCAGAAGTCGGGCGCCGCCGACCGCGAATGGTGTTATCGACTGGACATTACCCGGCAACTGATCGCCAAGCTCCCGCCGGTCGCGCATTTCCATCAGTTGATGGACACGCGCATGTCGGAAGCCGAAGCCTTCGCGTTCATGATTCACGGCTACGACGTGTCGATCGGCTACACGATGGAAATGCCCGCCGAACGCACGGAAGAAGAGGCATGGTCCGGCCTGCGCCGCAATACCCGAAACTGGGTGCGGCGCGCGAGCGAGCAGCTCACCATTCGCGAGATCGACAGCCCCGACGCCTTCACGCGCTTCTACGACGAGAATCTCGCCGTTCGCAAGCGCAACAACGTCTACGGCTCGCAGATCATGCGGCGACTGCTCACCGAAGTGCTTCAGCGCAAGTCGGGCACGTTGCTCGGCGCGTTCGATCAGAGCGGCAAGCTCGTGGCCGAAACCGCGCTCGTCTGGGACGATCGTGCGCTGTATTACTTGCTTTCTTCGCGTCTCGCCGAAGCGCACGGCGGCGCCATCAGCCTGCTCATTTGGGAAGCGGCGCGCGTGGCGCGCGAGCGCAAGCTCCTCTTCGATCTTGACGGCATTTCCACCGCCAGCATTCTCGACTTCCTGTCGGGCTTCGGCGGCCGTCTCGTCACGCGCTATGAAATCGAAAAAGTGCGCGCGGACTTCGGCGCGCTGCGTACCGTCCTGCGCGGCGAAAAGACCGCGACCAAGACAGGCGCCAAGCGTCTGCGCAAAATGCCGGTGGAAAAGACGTGA